A DNA window from Trypanosoma brucei brucei TREU927 chromosome 10, whole genome shotgun sequence contains the following coding sequences:
- a CDS encoding protein kinase, putative produces the protein MVSFSIDGRIEQRYKILCHIGSGAYGVVWCALDRVTKMKVAIKKVYDAFGNRQDAQRTYREVMLLSTLQLDNIVPLLNVIRSINGTDLYLVFELAETDLSVVLRHNIMESVQRQYVAYQIVYAVAGLHARGVIHRDLKPANVFLNSDCNIKLGDFGLARCFNTQGGDNDLTEYIATRWYRSPEVLVKSTCYTTAMDMWAVGCILGELFTGSPLFTGNSTLHQIGLIVAALGEPSAEDLESLKSEETWPLIDSLPAIDPDPLPERLSKYNADAVDLICKCIVFDPNKRPTAREALQHPYFAPFTSPSDFEELDKAVPIKLPFPDEEERPADQYRSALYDIIGNRRKQKLAL, from the coding sequence ATGGTGTCGTTCAGCATCGATGGACGAATTGAACAGCGGTACAAAATATTGTGCCACATTGGAAGCGGGGCGTACGGAGTCGTTTGGTGTGCTCTTGACAGGgtgacaaaaatgaaagtggCAATCAAAAAGGTATACGACGCATTTGGAAATAGACAAGACGCGCAACGAACCTACCGCGAGGTGATGCTCCTTAGCACTCTGCAGCTCGACAACATTGTTCCTTTGCTAAATGTAATTCGCTCCATCAATGGAACGGACCTCTATCTCGTATTTGAACTTGCCGAAACTGATTTGTCGGTTGTACTGCGGCATAACATCATGGAGTCCGTACAGCGGCAATACGTAGCTTACCAAATTGTCTATGCCGTTGCCGGTTTGCACGCCCGTGGGGTGATTCATCGGGACTTGAAGCCTGCCAATGTTTTTCTGAACTCAGACTGCAACATCAAGCTGGGCGACTTTGGCCTCGCGCGCTGCTTCAATACACAAGGTGGCGACAACGACCTCACTGAATACATAGCAACGCGCTGGTATCGATCGCCAGAGGTTCTCGTGAAGTCCACGTGCTACACAACAGCTATGGACATGTGGGCCGTTGGTTGCATTTTGGGTGAATTGTTTACCGGTTCCCCTTTGTTCACGGGGAACTCAACATTGCACCAAATCGGGTTGATTGTTGCCGCCCTTGGCGAGCCATCGGCCGAGGACCTCGAGAGTTTGAAATCCGAAGAAACTTGGCCACTCATAGATTCTCTGCCTGCGATTGACCCAGATCCGTTACCTGAGCGGCTGAGTAAATACAACGCAGACGCCGTGGACTTAATATGTAAATGTATTGTCTTTGATCCCAACAAGCGGCCAACGGCGCGGGAGGCTCTGCAGCACCCTTACTTTGCTCCTTTTACGTCCCCGAGTGACTTCGAGGAGCTCGACAAGGCTGTGCCCATCAAACTCCCATTTCcggatgaggaggagagaCCCGCGGATCAATATAGGAGTGCGTTATACGATATTATTGGAAACCGTCGAAAGCAAAAGTTAGCCTTGTAA
- a CDS encoding ubiquitin fusion degradation protein, putative: MYPGKESPEIFRGSLRAFPSVFASTDAKINSGSRVILPPTCLQKLSTMRVAYPLQFKLRNGKRGVTCYAGVLEFSAEEGHIVMPAWMFTAMGLCEGSTVAIETCTLPPGGLIKLRPQESNFLQLSNPKNVLEMRLSDYPVLTKGTSIVLDYLDRDFVIDVISITDDTGKSVDAISTVRADTQATELKVEFERPLDMPPSPTESERQMPQGGNIIGADDAVEFAPFVLQPPTIGNQPQPARTKQPKEEAKAAFVPFMGVGRRIDGKSTVEEKSDTGGHRVAKTQEEMAQEAREMRLKAFGRFNAAKN, from the coding sequence ATGTATCCTGGAAAGGAGAGCCCAGAGATATTTAGAGGATCTTTGAGAGCCTTTCCCAGTGTGTTCGCGAGTACGGACGCCAAAATTAATAGCGGCTCACGCGTCATATTGCCCCCAACATGCTTGCAGAAATTGTCAACCATGAGGGTCGCTTACCCGCTGCAATTCAAACTGCGCAATGGTAAACGGGGAGTGACGTGCTATGCAGGAGTGCTTGAATTCAGCGCAGAGGAAGGTCATATTGTTATGCCAGCCTGGATGTTCACTGCGATGGGGCTGTGCGAGGGCAGCACCGTTGCCATCGAGACATGTACACTGCCACCCGGAGGTCTTATCAAGTTACGGCCGCAGGAAAGCAACTTCCTCCAGCTGAGCAACCCAAAGAATGTTTTGGAGATGCGGCTGAGTGACTACCCAGTTCTTACCAAGGGAACGTCCATTGTTCTGGACTATCTTGACAGGGACTTCGTTATCGATGTTATTAGTATCACGGATGACACGGGTAAAAGCGTCGATGCCATATCCACAGTGCGGGCTGACACGCAAGCAACTGAACTCAAAGTTGAGTTTGAACGCCCCCTCGATATGCCCCCGTCACCAACAGAAAGCGAACGCCAGATGCCACAGGGAGGTAACATAATTGGAGCCGATGACGCCGTCGAATTCGCTCCGTTTGTGCTTCAGCCACCTACCATCGGCAATCAACCTCAACCAGCGCGTACGAAGCAACCGAAAGAAGAAGCGAAGGCAGCGTTTGTTCCATTTATGGGAGTGGGACGACGTATCGACGGGAAATCGAcggttgaagaaaaaagcgaCACCGGTGGTCACCGTGTTGCAAAGACGCAGGAGGAAATGGCTCAAGAGGCACGAGAAATGCGGTTGAAGGCTTTTGGCAGATTCAACGCAGCAAAAAACTGA
- a CDS encoding COP9 signalosome complex subunit, putative (similar over 201aa to GB:AAF60803.1: Cop-9 signalosome subunit protein 4 {Caenorhabditis elegans;}) — translation MRDVHAFEDTLERPHHCPSWRLGVLFLEVVCTLSLCAPSFFSFFIPLGGITIHTCGQRAMIKEGGNEVGSLGWAESQAVSLVATGDLDGWRIFVQQHLEGAARADIWAVVAARSFNILKEMVITSPHCAPFALEAGIVLLGAHSRCSTGASPTIFAMREAVAEWCVLAGNERLAQQTWCSMLPAKDDVVSLEIVTKILSSALRTRDYAVAEAEYPRGISLYKALSEDPTAATAVNGFLYYLGTVLMAWHRFTDASLRFAELYERTKDATHLQLAVVSVIQSDASPVRTRRLRVYQKDENALLLGDLQAILNRAAQLHLLRPSELQCFLQLAGLSSDDDVAAAKEAFAQHNLEVVSQMYCNATFERLGVVIGITPADVERLVSRMVSEHRLDARLDQVDEVVIFNRLKRTSVLEDWDGRISIISKELSHAVDLITGRYPELCESPLL, via the coding sequence ATGAGGGATGTACACGCGTTCGAGGATACACTTGAGAGGCCACACCACTGTCCTTCATGGAGGTTAGGTGTATTATTTCTTGAAGTTGTATGCACGCTGAGCTTATgtgctccttcttttttttcgttttttattcCCCTCGGCGGTATAACAATACACACCTGTGGCCAAAGGGCCATGAtaaaggaggggggaaatgaggTCGGTAGTCTCGGATGGGCCGAATCACAAGCCGTTTCCCTTGTTGCAACCGGGGATCTGGACGGGTGGAGGATTTTCGTTCAGCAGCATCTTGAAGGAGCTGCGAGAGCCGACATTTGGGCGGTGGTCGCTGCTCGCTCCTTCAATATTTTGAAGGAAATGGTAATTACGTCGCCACATTGCGCTCCCTTTGCCCTCGAAGCGGGAATTGTGTTGTTAGGTGCACACAGTCGCTGTAGTACTGGAGCAAGCCCCACAATTTTTGCGATGCGCGAGGCCGTTGCCGAGTGGTGCGTGCTTGCAGGCAACGAACGTCTAGCGCAACAGACATGGTGCTCCATGCTCCCAGCAAAGGATGATGTAGTATCGCTCGAAATCGTGACAAAAATCCTCAGCAGCGCGCTTCGTACACGCGATTATGCAGTGGCGGAGGCAGAGTACCCGCGTGGAATCTCACTCTACAAGGCCCTTTCGGAGGATCCTACTGCGGCTACCGCCGTAAATGGATTTTTGTATTACCTCGGCACGGTCTTGATGGCATGGCATCGTTTTACTGATGCCTCATTGCGTTTCGCTGAGCTGTATGAACGGACCAAAGATGCCACACATCTTCAACTTGCGGTTGTGTCCGTCATACAATCAGATGCTAGTCCAGTACGTACACGGCGGCTCCGCGTTTATCAGAAGGACGAAAACGCGTTGCTTCTCGGTGATTTGCAGGCCATACTCAACCGGGCAGCCCAGTTGCATCTGTTGCGGCCCTCCGAACTGCAGTGTTTTCTTCAATTGGCAGGGCTGTCGTCTGACGATGACGTTGCCGCGGCCAAAGAAGCTTTCGCGCAGCACAATCTCGAGGTAGTTTCTCAGATGTACTGCAATGCTACTTTTGAGCGGCTTGGAGTTGTTATCGGCATTACCCCTGCCGATGTAGAACGACTCGTGTCTCGGATGGTTTCGGAACATAGACTGGACGCCAGGCTTGACCAAGTGGACGAGGTAGTGATATTTAACCGGCTGAAGCGCACCTCAGTGTTAGAGGACTGGGATGGGAGGATCAGCATCATCTCTAAGGAGCTGTCGCATGCCGTGGATCTTATCACTGGTCGTTACCCAGAGCTATGTGAAAGTCCCCTATTGTGA